A stretch of Palaemon carinicauda isolate YSFRI2023 chromosome 36, ASM3689809v2, whole genome shotgun sequence DNA encodes these proteins:
- the LOC137628388 gene encoding uncharacterized protein: MPKMKNSFKDLHSFETRLKMGENFRKNYPGKIPVIVQRSADCRVGSDKAKKYIMPVHLSFGHLYFLVRSYLHLRPEEAVVLYVKNVIPASASTLGSIYEAYHDEDLFLYVVYQDESVYGCSDLPSEKKSGNSNNEEEENNDQENQGNPPGAGPNPVMGGNVVEPANDEPLPTIQVDPPEGNGGAAGPSSEGASGGASGSSNTTPEPVSPYYQPRMNSNSFSRLVVGFFLANRRLLQSANGTDRARPPSVNPMGPQPNVLTGEQDRQPLQDISGAMSNVNVSYGDELELAAGDTSDAGDTSDAGDTSDESSSDEEDSTVFTTEAVVERAIGDTGVTAGGSAEAATGWLSEDVEAAVGGLTADTDAATGGPTWEAAIELGGSAGDADDPRGSPHRDNDSGAGSIAGDFSHGLGSIGEAYATDTTSMNEDSGAGTYGGIDALGEDATGDSVSSAGSAVGEVLDEDPAFEGDGPAGDEGHDGGNAGEGLAGEGPAGEGPAGEGPAGEGPAGEGPAGEGPAGEGPAEDEGHDRGIVGDSDGAEEGAEGN; encoded by the coding sequence ATGCCCAAAATGAAGAACTCGTTCAAAGATCTTCATTCGTTTGAAACCCGACTTAAAATGGGTGAGAATTTCCGTAAGAATTACCCGGGAAAAATTCCCGTGATTGTCCAGCGAAGCGCTGACTGTCGGGTGGGGTCCGACAAGGCCAAGAAATACATCATGCCCGTACACTTGTCCTTTGGTCACCTGTATTTCCTCGTTAGGAGCTATCTCCACCTCCGACCAGAAGAGGCCGTCGTTCTCTATGTGAAGAACGTCATCCCGGCTTCTGCCTCCACATTAGGCTCAATTTACGAGGCCTACCATGACGAGGACTTATTTCTGTACGTTGTCTACCAGGACGAAAGCGTTTACGGCTGCTCCGACTTGCCTTCGGAGAAGAAGTCCGGCAATTCAAACAACGAGGAGGAAGAGAACAACGATCAGGAGAATCAAGGGAACCCTCCGGGAGCTGGTCCTAACCCCGTGATGGGAGGGAACGTCGTTGAACCGGCGAATGACGAACCGCTCCCCACCATCCAAGTGGACCCACCGGAGGGAAATGGTGGCGCTGCAGGACCCTCGTCGGAGGGCGCTTCTGGCGGTGCTAGTGGAAGCAGCAACACTACCCCCGAACCTGTGAGCCCATATTACCAGCCCAGGATGAATAGCAATTCCTTTTCCCGCTTAGTCGTCGGGTTCTTCCTCGCAAACAGGCGTCTCTTGCAGTCTGCAAACGGGACTGATCGTGCAAGGCCCCCTAGTGTTAACCCGATGGGACCCCAACCCAATGTTCTCACGGGTGAACAGGACAGGCAACCCCTCCAGGATATATCTGGCGCAATGAGCAATGTGAACGTCTCTTACGGGGACGAGTTAGAGCTTGCTGCAGGAGATACATCAGACGCAGGAGATACATCAGACGCAGGAGATACATCAGACGAAAGCTCTTCGGATGAGGAAGATTCTACCGTTTTCACAACCGAAGCTGTTGTAGAAAGGGCAATAGGTGATACTGGTGTCACTGCCGGAGGATCAGCTGAAGCTGCTACGGGTTGGCTTTCTGAAGATGTTGAGGCCGCTGTAGGAGGTCTCACTGCGGATACTGATGCCGCTACAGGGGGCCCTACTTGGGAAGCTGCTATCGAACTAGGAGGGTCTGCTGGCGATGCTGATGACCCAAGGGGAAGCCCTCACAGGGACAATGATTCAGGAGCAGGAAGCATTGCCGGGGATTTTTCTCACGGGTTAGGCTCGATTGGAGAAGCCTATGCCACAGACACAACAAGTATGAATGAGGACTCTGGCGCAGGGACCTATGGAGGAATTGATGCTCTGGGCGAAGATGCTACTGGAGACAGTGTTTCAAGCGCAGGAAGCGCTGTTGGAGAGGTGTTAGATGAGGACCCTGCATTTGAAGGAGATggacctgctggagatgaaggtcACGATGGAGGAAATGCTGGAGAGGGCCTTGCTGGAGAGGGCCCTGCTGGAGAGGGTCCTGCTGGAGAGGGTCCTGCTGGAGAGGGTCCTGCTGGAGAGGGCCCTGCTGGAGAGGGTCCTGCTGGAGAGGGTCCTGCTGAAGATGAAGGCCACGATAGGGGGATTGTTGGAGATAGTGATGGGGCAGAAGAAGGCGCTGAAGGAAACTAG